One genomic segment of Ignavibacteriota bacterium includes these proteins:
- a CDS encoding T9SS type A sorting domain-containing protein: MNFSKKIILFLIVFSTQLFTQTVPITLHYKPIIDQFTTLRLVGNFNGWNNSDPTMVMTDLDGDGVYEITKEFATGVEHMYKFVFDANWSFAWNDPDNPKIKLTDNNNSILNATDPMITYLLPRDKNSAGNMYVDTTITGEPIRAIFAYTAANPIDLNSLNVTIDNVTIENPSQYYNEAEKEFNYQPIIALSEGEHTVVVSISSNAGTTSKSSTFMRTPGLTIYKAPLDFYFDENNTGTSVIQNINSVALVGDFNNWNELFDPLQDNDNDGLWEVTSHLEKGNYEYKFKLNNSLWINDPDEPNFSTVSDNNIFTIVIDSIPSIKLISPNESSVFNQEGIEINFKALLRAGVKSSGIDVNSILVDLDGTSVTHTFASDSNIVSANIVLNGEGNHLVTISFSNNEGLLTTASYSYGVYLGTTGYYYADAINDEPYSYPSGVSEGSADIISLLIDEVSTHDSLTFSISLKDITDRSRVGIIITNPVSTSIDDPLSLDILTENWENNGIFIPIGAPNNAYENQENENRVWLNLNSLGSQLEINSDAINSDKFNFAISLAYLDSLLGSWTRERNFYLFSYLANEDKSGNGFEVTSAEGGSDDLEDPDIYDAAFFRSGFWQGRVFANYIPTGGKMGPRLVSLAGDKRGRKSFSAGDISDSLETYGPAITFLTPSVSYWKSDLTVKGTLSDPEITNITFSFNGNETTENVIDSQFSVPVKLEEGDNIIFVKATDSKGFESTSKNLVLTFVKNHDPEVKIIGLVEGRSVTLTAEATSPDSLLFTYYWTDDDDINPANLIGASANQTINFNLPQNEGEYYINVRARDSQGRLAYARQMIVAKNDSVYIADINDHSAWIDDAIFYEIYPRTFSSSSNFQGIQNKIPEMLDLGINAVWLMPIYKGPTTHGYEITDYYDFEEDYGDSEDFKNLVTALHNSGIKVILDFVVNHTSIQHPFMQNTLQYSSNSPWADFYIWDGEPGNSNYEYFFDWASLPNLNHNNEDVRKYFIDVAKYWVQQFDIDGYRCDVAWGVEQRNSDFWQEWRTALKNIKPELFLEAEASSSESVYYQNRFDSANDWDLRTKILNVSNGTLAIDVFDAELRKNYPSYARPFRFLENHDEVRVASSYDTQRSKMMHTIIMTSNGIPLIYSGGEVGEHTNRDMIDWSDPDSLRPYFKSIINLRKKYLTNPVLNRITTSLPSDVYAYMSTSEENNVLTIVNFRDSDKSVSIYIGDLPEGTKYLTNLIDGNVIDLQPVSGPVFIDLSSFEAKVFYLGEEPVSVESNQTNNLIIDEFKLYQNYPNPFNPTTKISFQIPEQNHVVLKIYDVLGKEVQTLLNKEMKKGKFDIDFNASNLTSGVYFYRIQFGNKIETKKLLLMK, translated from the coding sequence ATGAATTTTTCAAAAAAAATAATTTTATTTTTAATTGTTTTTTCTACTCAATTATTTACTCAAACAGTTCCTATTACACTTCATTATAAACCAATTATTGATCAATTTACTACATTAAGATTAGTTGGTAATTTTAACGGATGGAACAATAGCGATCCAACTATGGTAATGACTGATCTTGATGGAGATGGAGTTTATGAAATAACAAAAGAGTTTGCTACTGGAGTTGAACATATGTATAAATTCGTTTTTGATGCAAACTGGTCTTTTGCATGGAACGATCCTGATAATCCTAAAATTAAATTAACAGATAATAATAATTCAATATTAAATGCTACAGATCCAATGATAACGTATTTATTGCCGCGAGATAAAAATTCCGCTGGAAATATGTATGTTGATACAACTATAACTGGTGAACCTATTAGAGCAATTTTTGCATATACCGCCGCCAACCCGATTGATTTAAATTCTTTAAATGTTACAATTGATAATGTTACAATAGAAAATCCTTCTCAATATTATAATGAAGCAGAGAAAGAATTTAACTATCAACCAATAATTGCTTTATCAGAAGGTGAACATACAGTTGTTGTTTCGATAAGCTCTAATGCTGGAACAACCTCTAAATCTTCTACTTTTATGAGAACTCCAGGTCTCACTATATATAAAGCGCCGCTAGATTTTTATTTTGATGAAAATAATACTGGTACTTCTGTAATTCAAAATATAAACTCAGTTGCACTCGTTGGTGATTTTAATAATTGGAATGAACTTTTTGATCCTTTGCAAGATAATGACAACGATGGTCTATGGGAGGTTACTTCACATTTAGAGAAAGGTAATTATGAATATAAATTCAAATTAAATAACTCTCTTTGGATAAATGATCCTGACGAACCCAATTTTAGTACAGTAAGTGATAATAATATTTTTACGATAGTTATAGATTCAATTCCTTCAATTAAACTTATATCGCCTAATGAAAGTTCAGTTTTTAATCAAGAAGGTATAGAAATAAATTTTAAAGCTTTATTAAGGGCTGGCGTAAAATCAAGTGGGATTGATGTTAATTCTATTTTAGTTGATTTAGATGGTACTTCGGTAACACATACTTTTGCTTCTGATTCAAATATCGTTAGTGCAAATATTGTCTTAAATGGAGAAGGGAACCATTTAGTTACCATTAGTTTTTCAAATAATGAAGGATTATTAACAACCGCAAGTTATTCGTATGGTGTTTATTTGGGCACTACTGGATATTACTATGCGGACGCAATAAATGATGAACCTTATTCTTACCCTTCTGGTGTGTCAGAGGGGAGTGCAGATATTATTTCTCTTTTAATTGATGAGGTTTCAACACACGATTCACTAACTTTTTCAATTTCTTTAAAAGATATTACAGACCGCAGTAGAGTTGGAATAATAATTACTAATCCTGTATCAACAAGTATTGATGATCCTTTATCTCTTGATATATTAACAGAGAATTGGGAAAATAATGGAATTTTTATTCCAATTGGCGCACCGAATAATGCTTATGAAAATCAAGAAAACGAAAATAGAGTTTGGCTAAACTTGAATTCACTCGGCAGTCAATTAGAAATAAATTCAGATGCAATAAATTCTGATAAGTTTAATTTTGCAATTAGTTTGGCATATCTTGATAGTTTATTAGGTAGTTGGACAAGAGAACGTAATTTTTATTTGTTCTCTTATTTAGCCAACGAAGATAAAAGCGGTAACGGTTTTGAAGTTACTTCTGCCGAAGGCGGATCAGATGATTTAGAAGATCCCGATATTTACGATGCAGCGTTTTTCAGAAGTGGATTTTGGCAAGGTAGAGTTTTTGCAAATTATATTCCCACTGGCGGTAAAATGGGTCCAAGATTAGTTTCTCTTGCAGGTGATAAAAGAGGAAGAAAATCTTTTTCGGCGGGTGATATTTCTGATAGTTTAGAAACATACGGTCCGGCAATTACTTTTTTAACTCCTTCTGTTAGTTATTGGAAGTCTGATTTAACAGTGAAAGGTACTTTAAGTGATCCCGAAATAACAAACATAACATTTTCATTTAATGGAAATGAAACAACTGAAAATGTTATTGATTCTCAATTTAGCGTTCCTGTAAAACTTGAGGAAGGTGACAATATAATTTTTGTTAAGGCAACTGATAGTAAAGGTTTTGAATCAACTTCAAAAAATCTAGTTTTAACTTTTGTGAAAAATCATGATCCGGAAGTAAAAATTATTGGATTGGTAGAGGGTAGATCTGTTACATTAACAGCTGAAGCAACTTCTCCAGATAGTTTATTATTCACATATTATTGGACGGATGATGACGATATTAACCCTGCAAATTTAATAGGAGCATCCGCAAATCAAACAATAAATTTTAATCTCCCTCAAAATGAAGGTGAATATTATATTAATGTTAGAGCAAGAGATTCTCAAGGACGACTTGCATATGCCCGACAAATGATTGTAGCAAAAAATGATTCGGTTTATATAGCAGACATAAATGATCATTCAGCCTGGATTGATGACGCTATATTTTATGAAATTTATCCCAGAACTTTTAGCTCTTCTTCAAATTTTCAAGGAATACAAAACAAAATTCCGGAAATGTTAGATCTTGGAATAAATGCGGTTTGGTTAATGCCAATCTATAAAGGACCAACAACTCATGGATATGAAATTACTGATTATTATGATTTTGAAGAAGACTATGGAGATTCAGAAGATTTTAAAAATCTTGTTACTGCACTTCATAATTCAGGTATAAAAGTAATTCTCGATTTTGTAGTAAATCATACTTCCATTCAACATCCATTTATGCAAAACACTTTACAATATAGTTCAAATTCACCATGGGCTGATTTTTATATTTGGGATGGAGAGCCTGGTAATTCTAATTACGAATACTTTTTTGATTGGGCAAGTTTACCAAACTTGAATCATAATAATGAAGATGTTCGAAAATATTTCATTGATGTTGCAAAATACTGGGTACAGCAATTTGATATTGATGGCTACAGATGTGATGTAGCTTGGGGAGTTGAGCAAAGAAATTCGGACTTTTGGCAAGAATGGAGAACAGCTTTAAAAAATATTAAACCCGAACTTTTTTTAGAAGCAGAAGCTTCATCTTCTGAATCGGTTTATTATCAAAATAGATTTGATTCTGCAAACGATTGGGACCTGAGAACCAAAATTCTCAATGTTTCTAATGGTACGCTGGCTATTGATGTTTTTGATGCTGAATTAAGAAAGAACTATCCAAGTTATGCAAGACCATTTAGGTTTTTGGAAAATCATGATGAAGTGAGAGTTGCTTCTTCTTATGATACACAAAGGTCAAAAATGATGCATACTATAATTATGACTTCCAACGGAATTCCTCTAATTTATTCTGGCGGTGAAGTTGGTGAGCATACAAATAGAGATATGATTGATTGGAGTGATCCAGATAGTTTAAGACCATATTTCAAATCAATTATTAACCTCAGAAAAAAATATTTAACAAATCCTGTTCTAAATAGAATAACTACATCACTTCCTTCCGATGTTTATGCTTACATGTCAACTTCTGAAGAAAATAATGTTTTAACAATTGTTAATTTTAGGGATTCCGATAAAAGTGTATCTATATATATTGGCGATCTTCCTGAAGGAACAAAATATCTTACTAATCTTATTGATGGAAATGTAATTGATCTTCAGCCAGTTAGCGGACCAGTCTTTATTGATTTAAGTTCTTTTGAAGCAAAAGTTTTTTATTTAGGTGAAGAGCCGGTTAGTGTTGAGTCTAACCAAACGAATAATTTAATAATTGATGAATTTAAATTATATCAAAATTATCCAAATCCTTTTAACCCAACAACTAAAATAAGTTTTCAAATACCAGAACAAAATCATGTTGTTTTAAAAATTTATGATGTTTTAGGCAAAGAAGTACAAACACTATTAAATAAAGAAATGAAGAAAGGTAAATTTGATATCGATTTTAATGCATCAAACTTAACAAGCGGTGTTTATTTTTATAGAATTCAATTTGGAAACAAAATCGAAACAAAGAAATTATTATTGATGAAATAG
- a CDS encoding T9SS type A sorting domain-containing protein, protein MKKQKFLIPLLLLISFTLLSISESKAQTKVLDNFENYATNGELGQHWRVFGYASKDFEVIIDTAAKAAPGGDNYLKYVYSSTESTWGGVLERLTTDAAFFPLDLSTTKAGIQFYLKGDGTNNKIRFRYYNQVDTFYAIWRSNPISLKDSSWHVVYVPFKLDVTDKYGMHLWDGNGLFSENEDDLLASQSAITRFQINIDYPDTNDTNTHRIYFDDFRAVDFMPPVGVNAIKISDYEEFTASADFQEKWQGFGYGTLDYELGRDNLAPEGYKYAQWIFQLEERTTWGVAFRNRQVLFKLPNLSNVSPEGGIQFLLKGDGTKDLFLFRFMDTEINYWGSNWISVEDTNWRMVTIPLKASATNGFRWLGNSPDYTCWDCEIGTDEQLKTSMGKLIEMRVDKRFFTTPIPPYIPDSYPAYIDTVTRSICVDGIYAVDKFPALQPKNADDFETYSDAENLKTVWNLFGTGGVDLTLSQDTKSGSQSMAIKYNGSLGYAAVRKRNIIPGLDFSSLKAGMQYWLKGDGSNNKITLRLMSGNEMWESAPFELKNTDWSHVGVKFKADTLEGFRYLGNNPDEPIWSSDIGTDEQLYGDIANIDQLRFYIREPEITNIEHTVIIDKLEGVDEFSQNIVITDVKNDRKNNLPNHYELMQNYPNPFNPSTKIKFSLKNSEFVSLKVYNMLGQEVSTILNESKKAGQYIVDFIGANLASGMYVYQLRAGSFVSARKMMLIK, encoded by the coding sequence ATGAAGAAACAAAAATTTTTAATCCCTCTTTTACTCTTAATTTCATTTACCTTACTTTCAATTTCAGAAAGTAAAGCCCAAACAAAAGTTTTAGATAATTTTGAAAATTATGCAACCAATGGTGAGCTTGGTCAGCATTGGAGGGTTTTTGGATATGCATCAAAAGATTTTGAAGTAATTATCGATACTGCAGCAAAAGCCGCACCTGGTGGTGATAACTATCTAAAATATGTTTACAGTTCAACTGAAAGCACTTGGGGCGGTGTTCTTGAACGATTAACAACAGATGCCGCATTTTTTCCACTCGATTTAAGCACAACAAAAGCTGGTATTCAATTTTACTTAAAAGGCGATGGTACTAATAATAAAATTAGATTTAGATATTACAACCAAGTTGATACTTTCTATGCTATTTGGAGATCTAATCCTATATCATTAAAAGATTCATCGTGGCATGTAGTTTACGTGCCATTTAAATTAGATGTTACAGATAAATATGGCATGCACTTGTGGGATGGAAATGGACTTTTTTCCGAAAATGAAGATGATTTGCTAGCTAGCCAAAGTGCTATCACTCGTTTCCAAATAAATATTGATTATCCAGACACAAATGATACAAATACTCATAGAATTTACTTTGATGATTTCCGCGCTGTTGATTTTATGCCGCCTGTTGGTGTAAATGCAATTAAAATAAGTGATTATGAAGAATTCACTGCTTCGGCAGATTTTCAAGAAAAATGGCAAGGTTTTGGCTATGGCACTTTGGATTATGAATTAGGTCGTGACAATTTAGCGCCAGAAGGCTATAAATATGCGCAATGGATTTTTCAATTGGAAGAAAGAACAACTTGGGGAGTAGCTTTCAGAAATCGTCAAGTTCTTTTCAAGCTTCCAAATTTGTCCAATGTTAGCCCGGAAGGTGGAATTCAATTTTTATTGAAAGGTGATGGAACAAAAGATTTATTCCTATTTAGATTTATGGATACAGAAATAAATTATTGGGGCTCAAATTGGATTTCTGTTGAAGATACTAATTGGAGAATGGTAACTATTCCGTTGAAGGCTAGTGCAACAAATGGGTTTCGTTGGTTAGGAAACAGTCCAGATTACACCTGTTGGGATTGTGAGATTGGAACCGACGAACAATTAAAAACAAGCATGGGTAAACTAATAGAAATGCGTGTGGATAAAAGATTTTTTACAACTCCTATTCCTCCGTATATTCCAGATTCTTATCCAGCATATATTGATACAGTAACTCGCTCAATTTGTGTAGATGGAATTTATGCAGTTGATAAATTTCCTGCTTTACAACCAAAAAATGCAGATGATTTTGAAACTTATTCTGACGCAGAAAATTTAAAAACTGTGTGGAATCTTTTTGGCACTGGTGGTGTTGATTTAACTCTTTCTCAAGATACAAAAAGTGGTTCACAATCAATGGCTATTAAATATAATGGATCATTAGGTTATGCTGCAGTTAGAAAAAGAAATATTATTCCTGGATTAGATTTTTCATCGCTTAAAGCGGGAATGCAATACTGGTTAAAAGGTGACGGGTCTAACAACAAGATAACCTTACGATTAATGAGTGGAAATGAAATGTGGGAAAGCGCACCATTCGAATTGAAAAATACCGATTGGAGTCATGTTGGGGTTAAATTTAAAGCAGATACACTTGAAGGATTCAGATATTTAGGAAATAATCCTGATGAACCAATCTGGTCGTCTGACATTGGTACCGACGAACAACTTTATGGAGATATTGCAAATATTGATCAATTAAGATTCTATATAAGAGAACCAGAGATAACAAATATTGAACATACTGTAATTATTGATAAACTCGAAGGTGTAGATGAATTTTCACAAAATATTGTAATTACTGATGTTAAGAATGATAGGAAAAATAATTTACCTAACCATTATGAATTGATGCAAAATTATCCGAATCCGTTTAATCCAAGTACAAAAATAAAATTTAGTTTGAAAAACTCTGAATTTGTTTCGCTAAAAGTATATAATATGCTTGGACAAGAGGTATCTACAATACTAAATGAATCCAAAAAGGCAGGGCAATATATAGTTGATTTTATTGGGGCTAATTTAGCTAGCGGAATGTATGTATATCAATTACGAGCAGGTTCATTTGTAAGTGCAAGAAAAATGATGCTAATCAAATAA
- a CDS encoding T9SS type A sorting domain-containing protein → MPEGTAFIQAVIVIHAADGVPEASYALDDVSLELLNPVEDESNYLANPGFEEGADSNGVPLGWLGYAQAGASIEFMNDPHSANSGVNWVKCTSTEGGYYLLYQNTFPTKEGDVWKLSSYFKDLSPVYPGANFAALKISAKSITGATFQAWEIYPDSVTTKWAEYSNTKTMPEGTAYIQAVIVIHAADGAPEADYGIDDVKLKLIAQKDPANYLANPGFEEGADSNGVPLGWIGYAQAGASLEVMNDAETANTGDNWVKCTSTEGGYYLLYQNTFPTKEGDVWKLSSYFKDVSPSDPGAVYAALKISAKSITGQTFLYWEEFQDSVTSDWLKCKNTKVMPEGTAYIQAVVVIHAADSMPTASYGVDDVRLINKGIIDDVKNYDIIPQKYVLEQNYPNPFNPSTTIRYSIKQQGKVLLKIYNIIGQEIATLVNEIKNAGNYEFNFDASNLASGMYIYQLQSGSYVDVKKMVLLK, encoded by the coding sequence ATGCCGGAAGGAACTGCTTTTATTCAAGCCGTAATTGTAATACATGCAGCTGATGGTGTTCCTGAAGCTTCTTATGCTTTAGATGATGTAAGTTTAGAATTACTTAATCCTGTTGAAGATGAATCTAATTATTTAGCTAATCCAGGATTTGAAGAAGGTGCAGACAGTAACGGAGTACCTTTAGGATGGCTGGGTTATGCACAAGCTGGTGCTAGCATTGAATTTATGAATGATCCTCATAGTGCTAATAGCGGAGTTAATTGGGTGAAATGCACAAGCACTGAAGGCGGTTATTATTTATTATATCAAAATACATTTCCAACAAAAGAAGGTGATGTTTGGAAATTAAGTTCATACTTTAAAGATTTATCACCGGTTTATCCAGGTGCAAATTTTGCAGCATTAAAGATATCAGCAAAAAGTATTACTGGTGCAACTTTTCAAGCATGGGAAATATATCCGGATAGTGTTACTACAAAATGGGCAGAATATTCGAATACCAAAACAATGCCAGAGGGTACGGCTTATATTCAAGCTGTAATAGTAATTCATGCTGCTGATGGGGCACCTGAAGCTGATTACGGAATTGATGATGTAAAACTTAAATTAATTGCGCAAAAAGATCCTGCAAATTATTTAGCTAATCCTGGTTTTGAAGAAGGAGCAGATTCAAATGGTGTTCCTTTAGGTTGGATTGGATATGCGCAAGCTGGGGCAAGCTTAGAAGTAATGAATGATGCTGAAACAGCCAACACTGGTGATAATTGGGTAAAATGCACAAGCACTGAAGGCGGTTATTATTTATTATATCAAAACACATTTCCAACAAAAGAAGGTGATGTTTGGAAACTAAGTTCATATTTTAAAGATGTTTCACCATCGGATCCGGGAGCTGTTTATGCCGCCTTAAAAATTTCTGCAAAAAGTATAACAGGACAAACTTTTCTTTACTGGGAAGAATTTCAGGACAGTGTTACTTCAGATTGGTTAAAATGCAAAAATACTAAGGTAATGCCTGAAGGCACCGCATATATTCAGGCAGTAGTAGTAATTCATGCTGCAGATAGTATGCCTACAGCAAGTTATGGAGTAGATGATGTAAGATTGATTAACAAAGGAATAATTGATGATGTTAAAAATTATGACATAATACCTCAAAAATATGTTCTTGAACAAAATTATCCAAATCCGTTTAATCCATCTACTACAATTAGGTATAGCATAAAACAACAAGGAAAAGTATTATTAAAAATTTATAATATCATTGGGCAAGAAATAGCAACGTTAGTTAATGAAATTAAGAATGCAGGTAATTATGAATTCAATTTTGATGCAAGTAACTTAGCTAGCGGAATGTATATATACCAATTGCAATCTGGTTCATATGTCGATGTTAAAAAGATGGTTTTGTTAAAATAA